A genomic segment from Silene latifolia isolate original U9 population unplaced genomic scaffold, ASM4854445v1 scaffold_288, whole genome shotgun sequence encodes:
- the LOC141639157 gene encoding uncharacterized protein LOC141639157: MRAMVRPELMEKGTSPGAVGPGLLLEAWVYSYFPGLAPKRTEPLERAYPVVRDWVMCRTKSKRSSHNVYRRDVNALQLSSWVPRPWAEYAEAPPFVAEVLRPRSPSRLLLWTSMGPVWYLGERLARQCSRGALTVPVDPPRTMFREPSEAEREADLAGASGDDLLLPGEDYSAFLYGRLAYWPVVEVEAAGIEPPVYPETLEYTDATGRTTISELRDFDVAVTDAGLDDWQHLIRR, translated from the exons atgagggccatggttcgtccggagttgatggagaaggggacttctcctggcgctgtcggacctgggctattgttggag gcgtgggtgtactcttacttcccgggcctcgcgcccaagaggacggagccgttggagagggcctatcccgtggtgagggattgggtcatgtgccggacgaagagcaagcgttcttctcacaatgtctaccggcgggatgtgaacgcccttcagctgagcagc tgggtgcccagaccttgggcggagtatgccgaggcacctccttttgttgctgaggtccttcgacctcgGAGCCCGAGTAGgctgttgttgtggacgtcgatgggtccggtgtggtacttaggcgagcgtttggctcgtcagtgctctcggggcgcgttgacggttcccgttgatcctcctaggacgatgttcagggagccttccgaggctgagagggaggcggacttggccggtgccagtggtgacgacctCCTTctgcctggtgaggactactcggcattcctttacgggaggttggcgtactggccagtagtg gaggttgaggcggcgggcatcgagcccccagtgtatcccgagactctcgagtacaccgacgcgaccgggaggacgacgatctccgagttgcgtgattttgacgtggctgtgacggatgctggcctcgacgactggcagcatttgattcggagg